Proteins from one Pseudoliparis swirei isolate HS2019 ecotype Mariana Trench chromosome 22, NWPU_hadal_v1, whole genome shotgun sequence genomic window:
- the LOC130212764 gene encoding acidic leucine-rich nuclear phosphoprotein 32 family member E-like isoform X2 → MEMKKRIGLELRNRDPAEVRELVVDNCRSADGEVEGLTEEYTGLEVLSMVNVGLSSLAKMPSLPKLRKLEVSDNTISGALDTLKEKCPDLAYLNLSGNKIKELSSIDTLNLKNLKSLDLYGCEVSTLEDYRDTVFQLLPHLAYLDGFDQDDNEGPDSEGDNVVSDDDDEEAGPPGDDEEDKDSDSSEGEEDEVGLSYLMKEGIQDEEDDGDYVEEDEEDEEEDGDVQGEKRKREAEDDGDDDEEDDDDE, encoded by the exons GTgagggagctggtggtggaTAACTGCCGCTCCGCtgacggagaggtggagggcCTGACGGAGGAGTACACGGGGCTGGAGGTCCTCAGCATGGTGAACGTCGGCCTCTCGTCGCTCGCCAAGATGCCTTCGCTGCCCAAACTACGCAAG ctggagGTGAGTGATAACACCATCTCAGGAGCTCTGGACACGCTGAAGGAGAAATGTCCCGACCTGGCGTACCTGAACCTGAGCGGGAACAAGATCAAAGAGCTGAGCAGCATCGACACGCTG AACCTGAAGAACCTGAAGAGTCTGGACCTGTACGGCTGTGAGGTGTCCACGCTGGAGGACTACCGGGACACGGTGTTCCAGCTGCTGCCTCACCTGGCCTACCTGGACGGATTCGACCAGGACGACAACGAGGGGCCCGACTCGGAGGGAGACAACG TTGTTTCAGACGATGATGACGAAGAAGCAGGGCCACctggagatgatgaagaggacaaGGACTCTGACAgctctgagggagaggaagacgaggtcGGCCTGTCGTACCTGATGAAGGAGGGAATCCAG GACGAGGAAGACGATGGAGACTATgtggaagaagatgaggaagacgaggaggaagatggag ATGTCCagggggagaagaggaagagagaagcgGAGGACGACGGtgacgacgacgaagaagatgatgatgacgaaTAA
- the LOC130212764 gene encoding acidic leucine-rich nuclear phosphoprotein 32 family member E-like isoform X3 yields the protein MEMKKRIGLELRNRDPAEVRELVVDNCRSADGEVEGLTEEYTGLEVLSMVNVGLSSLAKMPSLPKLRKLEVSDNTISGALDTLKEKCPDLAYLNLSGNKIKELSSIDTLQNLKNLKSLDLYGCEVSTLEDYRDTVFQLLPHLAYLDGFDQDDNEGPDSEGDNDDDDEEAGPPGDDEEDKDSDSSEGEEDEVGLSYLMKEGIQDEEDDGDYVEEDEEDEEEDGDVQGEKRKREAEDDGDDDEEDDDDE from the exons GTgagggagctggtggtggaTAACTGCCGCTCCGCtgacggagaggtggagggcCTGACGGAGGAGTACACGGGGCTGGAGGTCCTCAGCATGGTGAACGTCGGCCTCTCGTCGCTCGCCAAGATGCCTTCGCTGCCCAAACTACGCAAG ctggagGTGAGTGATAACACCATCTCAGGAGCTCTGGACACGCTGAAGGAGAAATGTCCCGACCTGGCGTACCTGAACCTGAGCGGGAACAAGATCAAAGAGCTGAGCAGCATCGACACGCTG CAGAACCTGAAGAACCTGAAGAGTCTGGACCTGTACGGCTGTGAGGTGTCCACGCTGGAGGACTACCGGGACACGGTGTTCCAGCTGCTGCCTCACCTGGCCTACCTGGACGGATTCGACCAGGACGACAACGAGGGGCCCGACTCGGAGGGAGACAACG ACGATGATGACGAAGAAGCAGGGCCACctggagatgatgaagaggacaaGGACTCTGACAgctctgagggagaggaagacgaggtcGGCCTGTCGTACCTGATGAAGGAGGGAATCCAG GACGAGGAAGACGATGGAGACTATgtggaagaagatgaggaagacgaggaggaagatggag ATGTCCagggggagaagaggaagagagaagcgGAGGACGACGGtgacgacgacgaagaagatgatgatgacgaaTAA
- the LOC130212764 gene encoding acidic leucine-rich nuclear phosphoprotein 32 family member E-like isoform X1: MEMKKRIGLELRNRDPAEVRELVVDNCRSADGEVEGLTEEYTGLEVLSMVNVGLSSLAKMPSLPKLRKLEVSDNTISGALDTLKEKCPDLAYLNLSGNKIKELSSIDTLQNLKNLKSLDLYGCEVSTLEDYRDTVFQLLPHLAYLDGFDQDDNEGPDSEGDNVVSDDDDEEAGPPGDDEEDKDSDSSEGEEDEVGLSYLMKEGIQDEEDDGDYVEEDEEDEEEDGDVQGEKRKREAEDDGDDDEEDDDDE, from the exons GTgagggagctggtggtggaTAACTGCCGCTCCGCtgacggagaggtggagggcCTGACGGAGGAGTACACGGGGCTGGAGGTCCTCAGCATGGTGAACGTCGGCCTCTCGTCGCTCGCCAAGATGCCTTCGCTGCCCAAACTACGCAAG ctggagGTGAGTGATAACACCATCTCAGGAGCTCTGGACACGCTGAAGGAGAAATGTCCCGACCTGGCGTACCTGAACCTGAGCGGGAACAAGATCAAAGAGCTGAGCAGCATCGACACGCTG CAGAACCTGAAGAACCTGAAGAGTCTGGACCTGTACGGCTGTGAGGTGTCCACGCTGGAGGACTACCGGGACACGGTGTTCCAGCTGCTGCCTCACCTGGCCTACCTGGACGGATTCGACCAGGACGACAACGAGGGGCCCGACTCGGAGGGAGACAACG TTGTTTCAGACGATGATGACGAAGAAGCAGGGCCACctggagatgatgaagaggacaaGGACTCTGACAgctctgagggagaggaagacgaggtcGGCCTGTCGTACCTGATGAAGGAGGGAATCCAG GACGAGGAAGACGATGGAGACTATgtggaagaagatgaggaagacgaggaggaagatggag ATGTCCagggggagaagaggaagagagaagcgGAGGACGACGGtgacgacgacgaagaagatgatgatgacgaaTAA
- the LOC130212764 gene encoding acidic leucine-rich nuclear phosphoprotein 32 family member E-like isoform X4 — protein MVNVGLSSLAKMPSLPKLRKLEVSDNTISGALDTLKEKCPDLAYLNLSGNKIKELSSIDTLQNLKNLKSLDLYGCEVSTLEDYRDTVFQLLPHLAYLDGFDQDDNEGPDSEGDNVVSDDDDEEAGPPGDDEEDKDSDSSEGEEDEVGLSYLMKEGIQDEEDDGDYVEEDEEDEEEDGDVQGEKRKREAEDDGDDDEEDDDDE, from the exons ATGGTGAACGTCGGCCTCTCGTCGCTCGCCAAGATGCCTTCGCTGCCCAAACTACGCAAG ctggagGTGAGTGATAACACCATCTCAGGAGCTCTGGACACGCTGAAGGAGAAATGTCCCGACCTGGCGTACCTGAACCTGAGCGGGAACAAGATCAAAGAGCTGAGCAGCATCGACACGCTG CAGAACCTGAAGAACCTGAAGAGTCTGGACCTGTACGGCTGTGAGGTGTCCACGCTGGAGGACTACCGGGACACGGTGTTCCAGCTGCTGCCTCACCTGGCCTACCTGGACGGATTCGACCAGGACGACAACGAGGGGCCCGACTCGGAGGGAGACAACG TTGTTTCAGACGATGATGACGAAGAAGCAGGGCCACctggagatgatgaagaggacaaGGACTCTGACAgctctgagggagaggaagacgaggtcGGCCTGTCGTACCTGATGAAGGAGGGAATCCAG GACGAGGAAGACGATGGAGACTATgtggaagaagatgaggaagacgaggaggaagatggag ATGTCCagggggagaagaggaagagagaagcgGAGGACGACGGtgacgacgacgaagaagatgatgatgacgaaTAA